The sequence CCACCTGGCTACCATTGCCAGCCAAAGCGGTGCCGATGCCTACCTGGAAAAACCGTTTGAACTAAGCGACTTTTTAGCCATAACCAACAGCTTTGTAAAAGTTTAATCGTTAGGCAGGTTAGGTATCTTCAGCAGATCGTTAGGGTCGATATCCAGCGCTTTACCCAAAGCGGCTATGGTGGTTAATTTGGCGTTTACCCGGCCATTCTCTATGCGGTAAATTTGCGAAAGCTCCATATCAGCCATCTTGGCTAACTTGTCCATTGATAGTTTACGTTGCAAGCGCAACTTTTTAAGGTTCTTACCAAAAACCTTAACAACTTCCTGTTCGGGTAGTTGAAAAAACATAAGTGTGTACAGTGTTAGGGTGATGTATTTAACAGGCGGGGCAAATATACATTTACCGTCCGCAGAATACTACACAAACGATAGTTTTAGTTATAAATTTTGCGGGTTGAAAAATAAATGTTTGGCCGATGGTAAAATTTATTCACTCCCCGGGCAACCTATTGTAGAAAATAGGCGTCATTTTAGTATAACGCTATATTTATTAAATAGCAATTTATTGCACTTTACTGATCTTGAAATTTGTTAAAGTATTGTAAATATGAAGTTTAATAAACGTACTGTGAAGGATATTATAATAAGTGGCATGCAGATTGCATCAGCTTCCATATAATGGAAAAGGAAAAGAAAATATTAGTAGTTGATGATGACCGGGCGATACTGGAGATGCTGGGCGAGGTGCTTTCCTACTATGGTTACCAGGTGAGCACGCTGGCGCGTGCCGAGATGGTTTTTGACCGGATTAAAGAGTATAACCCCGATTTGATACTAATGGATATTATGCTGGCCGGTATGGATGGCCGCACTATTTGCCGTGCCATTAAATCTGTTGAAGATGTGTCAAATATCCCCATCATCCTGATCTCGGCAAGTGAGAGTGGCGCTTCGTGCCTGAACCGTGAAGGCGCCCCAGACGACTTTGTTCAGAAACCTTTCGACGTAAGCTTCCTGATTGAAAAGATAGAGCACCAACTGGCTGCTTAAATCTCCTCTTTTTCAATAGTTTAGCGCTTTAAATCCTTTTGTTGCAGGTGAAATTCCATTATGGTGGGGTTTGGGTATCTCCGTGTGTAATATTATTAAGATAATTACTTAACTGCGGGGAATTGAATTAATTTCTGACTTTAAAATCACATAAATTTTAACTATAATTTAATTAATTAAATTATTTGAAAAACCTTGTTTGTAGAATAATTAATTTATATCTATCATTGTATCACATTTTCGTTTGCAACCGTTCTATCTATCTGCGGTTGCTTTTTTCCGAAGCTGCTGATACATCATTAACCCTTACAGTTTGCCCCTGCAAATTTAAACTATGTTGAAACGAATTTTAGTGCTGGATGATAACCAGGACATTTTGGAAGTGGTGAACGAGGTTTTATCGTATGAGCACTTTGACGTTCACGCCACTTCAAACAGTAATGGCATAGTGGCTGTTGCCGAAAAATTTAACCCCGACCTTATTATTTTGGATTACCGCCTGAGCAATGCCAACGGCGGCGAAATATGCCTTGAACTAAAGGCCCACCCTAAATTTAAAGATACACCCGTAATTATCTTCTCGGCTTATATTAGTATGAACGTTGATTTTGATAAGTACAGGTGTGATGCCGTGATCTCCAAACCGTTCGATCTGTCGCAATTGATAGAAACGGTGAATGGGTTGATAAAATGATGCTTTGTGGCTAATTAACCACAAAGAACACAGAGAATTCAACCGGATTAACACAAAGACCACAAAGCCTTTGTAACCCTATATTAACTTTAGTGTCTTTTGCGACCTTTGTGAAAAGATCTTTGCGCCCTTTGTGGTTAAATAGCCACTTATGCGTTTTTAACAATATCCCCCACAATCATTTCCGCATGCACCCGCGAGTTTTCTATAAACCATAAGTGGGTATCCATCCCCCCGCAAACCACGCCGGCCAGGTAAACGCCGGGCAAGTTGGTCTCCATAGTATCAGGATTGTAGTGCGGGATAAATTTCTGATCTTCGGACAGGGTGATGCCTAAACTATGTAGAAATTTAAAATTGGGCTTATAACCGGTCATCGCCATCACAAAATCATTGGAGATGGTAACCAGGCCATCGGGTGTTTGTATGTCCACTTCGTGTTCGCGCACGGCGGCAAGACTTGAGTAAAAGTAAACCTTTATGCTGCCTTCTTTTATGCGATTAATAATATCGGGCCTTACCCAATACTTCACCCGCTTACTGATCTCATCGCCACGCACAATCAGTGTAACATCCGCACCTTTGCGGTAAGTTTCCAGTGCCACATCAATAGCCGAATTGCTGGAACCTACCACCACCACCTTTTGCATAGCATAGTAATGCGGGTCCTGGTAGTAGTGTTTTACTTTGGGCAGGTCTTCGCCGGGGATATCCAGTAGTACCGGTATATCATAGAAACCAGTAGATACGATCACATGCTTAGCCTGGTATGCCGCCTTATTGGTGGTAACGGTATAATGCCTGCCGCTACGCTCCATACTCAATACTTCCTCAAACAAATTAACCGGCAGATTATGGGAGAAGGCCACACGGCGATAATACTCCAGCGCTTCGGTACGGTTAGGCCGCTTGTTGATGGTAACAAAGGGCACGCCGCCAATCTCCAGCTTTTCGGAAGTGGAGAAGAACGTCATGGTGGCAGGGTAGTTATACAACGAGTTGACCAGGCAGCCTTTCTCGATAATAACAAAGCTTAGTCCGGCTTTTTGGGCCGATAGTCCGCAGGCCAAACCGATGGGGCCACCGCCAATGATGAGGATATCAAGCATAAAACAAATGTACTAAAAAGCCCCCCGCCCCCTAAAGGGGGAGTAAAGAAAAAGCGCCATCTTTGTTAGAAATGACGCTTTTATTATTTTATCATTTGCACATCTGCATATCCACGCATCTGCACATTAGATCTTTATTTCCCGGCCGCTTTAGCGTAATCTGCTAAAAAGGTAGCCAGGCCGTTATCGGTTAGCGGGTGTTTCAGCAAAGCGGTAATGGCCGATAGGGGAGCGGTAACCACATCCGAACCTATTTTAGCGCAATTAATAATGTGCATAGGGTGGCGGGCCGAAGCAGCCAGGATCTGGGTAGTGTAGCCGTAATTATCATAGATCAGGCGGATATCTTCGATCAGCGTTAAGCCATCGGTAGAGATATCATCCAAACGACCGATAAACGGCGATACATAAGTAGCACCCGCCTTAGCAGCTAATAAAGCCTGCCCCGCGCTGAAAACCAGCGTGCAGTTGGTGCGGATACCCTTGCCGGTGAAGTATTTAATAGCGCGCACGCCGTCCTTTATCATTGGCACCTTTACTACAATTTGCGGGTGCAGGGCAGCCAGGGCCTCGCCTTCGGCAACCATTTCATCAAAGGTAGTGGCGATAACTTCGGCGCTAACATCGCCGTCGGTAATTTCGCAGATAGCTTTGTAGTGGGCAATAATGTTATCATGACCGGTAATGCCTTCTTTGGCCATTAACGATGGGTTGGTGGTTACGCCGTCAAGTACGCCAAGTTCGTGCGCCTCTTTAATATGGGCAAGGTTGGCGGTGTCGATAAAAAATTTCATGTTATGGGATTGATTTTAAATTGAATAAGCAAAGTTGAATCCGGGGGCGAATATCAGGCTTGCCGAACTTAAAACCAAATATAAAGGCACAAAAAAAGGGTAAGCTACTTTCATCGCACCGCTCAACCTCCTACCCTTGCTGCGTTCCCACCCTGGGGGAGTTCAAAGGGAGCTGGTCGTGAAAGACTTACCCGGCACAAATATAGCAAAAAAGCTAAGGGCAGGTTAAATAATTATTAAAATGTGCAGATATGCAGATGTGCAAATGTGCAAATGATTAATTTTCAGGATGTTTATTTTTGATGTATGGGCGTGCGAATAGAACTAATTTGCACATCCGCACATCTGCATATTTGCACATCCATCAAGCCGCCCTTTGAAACGGACTCGCCTTCATCGGCTCAATGAGATAATTGGTCATCAACTCCTTTTCGCTCATGATCATGCTGAAATCGGTATAGATCATCCCATTCTCAAAGGGGTACACAATGTAGCCGCGCTTATTGGCGTCGTAGTCGCCCAATTCAAAAAGCTCGTCGTCGGTTTTACCTTTTATTTTAGCGCCTTGCACTAATTGGTAAGCATCACTTATATGGTTAAAATTAATGTTCTTCATGGTACACAAGCCTATGCAATTTTGTTGCCAGTCTTCAAGCTGAAAGCTTAAAGACCAAAGCATAAAGCCGAATGGGAAGCTGCTTTGCGCTTTCTGCCTTCGGCTTTCCGCTTCAAGCTGAAAGCTTAAAGACCAAAGCATAAAGCCGAATGGGAAGCTGCTTTGCGCTTTCTGCCTTCGGCTTTCCGCTTCAAGCTGAAAGCTTAAAGACCAAAGCATAAAGCCGAATGGGAAGCTGCTTTGCGCTTTCTGCCTTCGGCTTTCCGCTTCAAGCTGAAAGCTTAAAGACCAAAGCATAAAGCCGAATGGGAAGCTGCTTTGCGCTTTCTGCCTTCGGCTTTCCGCTTCAAGCTGAAAGCTTAAAGACCAAAGCATAAAGCCGAATGGGAAGCTGCTTTGCGCTTTCTGCCTTCGGCTTTCCGCTTCAAGCTGAAAGCTTAAAGACCAAAGGATAAAGCCGAATGGGAAGCTGCTTTGCGCTTTCTGCCTTCGGCTTTCCGCTTCAAGAGAACCACCCGAAGAGATCATTCTGTGTAAGCGTGGCTTTTTGCGCGGAGTTCAGATCGTGCAGGATGATGCCCTCCTGCATTTGTATAATACGGTTGCCATAAGTGTAGGCATCCTTTAGGTTATGGGTGACTAAAATTGCGGTCAGTTTAAAATCACTGATCAGTTTATCAGCCGTTTGCATCACCACATTGGCCGACCGTGGGTCTAATGCTGCCGAGGGTTCATCTAACAGCAGGATGCGGCAATCGTCCATCACGCTCATCAGCAGGGTAAGCGCCTGCCGTTGCCCGCCCGATAGACTGCCCATCAGCTGGTGGGTTTTATTTTCAAGCCCCATATTCAGCAAGGCGATCTTTTCCTGCACCTGTTTTTTAAAACCGGCGTTCACACCTATTTTAAACCCCTTGGGTTGGGTGCGCAAGGCTGCAAGTCGGAAGTTGTCCAGTATGCTCAAATCGGGTGCGGTACCGCTCAGCGGGTTTTGGAAAACGCGGGCTATCCATCGGCTGCGGCTATGATCGGCCATTTTGGTTACGTCGGTACCATCAATACTGATGCCGCCGCTGGTTGGCGAAATGCTGCCTGCAACCATATTCAGCAGGGTAGATTTGCCTGAACCGTTAGAGCCGACGATCACTACGTATTCGCCCTGGTTTATTTGCAGGTCGATGCCGTTCAGGGCGTTCATCTCGTTAGGCTGCCCCTTATTAAAAGTTTTATATAGGGATGTAATGCCGATCATGCCGCCCTCCGTGTTAAGCGTGGTAAACCAACTATCAGCAATACAAATATGGCGGTAACCGCCTTCAGGTAAATGGCATCAACCCCACTACTTAGCGTAAAAGCCAGCACAAATTGAAACAGGATAGCCCCACCCAGCACCAGCGCCAAACTGCCCCAAACCGATGTGATGCGCAGCCAGTTGATCAGTGTTTCGGCAATAATTACCGAGCCTAAACCCATTATCACCACGCCAATACCCATGCTGATATCGGCGAAGCCCTGGTATTGGGTGATCAGGTAGCCGCTCAAGGCTGTAAGGGCATTGGCCAGCGCCAGCCCGACGATCTTCATCCTGTCGGTATTAACCCCCAGCGCGCGGATCATGCTTTCGCTGTTCCCCGTAGCCCGCATGGCCAGGCCGAAGTCGGTTTTTAACAGGTAGTCAATTTTCAGGGTCGCTATCAGTATAAAAATAAACGCTATCCAAAATGTATTCAAATCGGGATTGTTGCTGATGTTTGCCAGCGTAAACAACGATGATAACCCGATGAGCGGCAGGTTAGAGCGCCCCATAATGGTGAGGTTTACCGAGTACAAGGCCGTCATTACCAGTATCCCCGCCAGCAGCGCATTAATTTTTAGTTTGGTATGGATCAACCCGGTCAGTGCCCCAGCGGCAGCCCCGGCCAGTACCACTACCGGCAACACCACATACACCGGCTGATGATGCATGAGCATAACAGCCGTTACCGCGCCCCCAAGGGTATAACTGCCGTCGGTGGTGATATCGGGAATGTTAAAGATCTTCATGGAGATATAGATCCCCAGCGCGAGGGTGCAGTAGCAAAGCCCCTGTATTAACGCGGTGAGGTAAAACTCCATATTTATTTAACGGTCTTAAAATTTGCGGGGATGGCAATATGGTATTTAGCGGCCACCGTAGGGTTAAATACCCGGTTGCGCACTTTTACCATTTCGGGCTGCAGGCCCTTGGTACTGTTGTTGTTTAAGTATTGCACCGCCTGTTCGCCGGCCTGGTAGCCCCATTGGTACATATCGGCGCCAAAGGCAACCACCGCGCCACGCTTAACCAAGCCGGCCTCGCTGGTAAAAATGGGCACATATTTCTCGTCGCAGCTTTTTACAATGGTCTCAAACGAGGCAAACACCACATTATCCGGCAGGGCGAAGAACGCGTCGATATTTTTATCCAGCAGCGATTTGGTAACCAGCTGTGCATCGGCCGATGTTACCACCGGGGTGGCCAGTATGTTGATATTATTCTTTTCGGCCAGCGCCCTGATCTGCCGCAAGGCATCTGCCGACTGCGGTTCGGCATCGTTATAAACAATGCCCACAGTCAGTTTGCCCATTTTGGGCTTCAGTAATTGAGGGATCAGTAAAAACGAGGTGTCTATATACGCCAGGTCCTCCACCGCGCCAAACAGGTTGGCCGGCGCGCCGGTATTCATTTCTATCAGCTTCATCCGCTCGGGCGTAGGCGATACCATGGCGAAGATGGGGATGGTCTTTGTTTTTTGCACCGCCGCCAGGGTAGACAGCGTAGTGCAGGTAGCCAGCAGATCTACCGGCTTATGGATGAAATAATTAGCTATCTGTATTACGTTTGGGATGCTGCCCTGCCCGTTTCGGTACTCTATCTTCACGGTCTTATCGGCCTC comes from Mucilaginibacter mali and encodes:
- a CDS encoding helix-turn-helix domain-containing protein codes for the protein MFFQLPEQEVVKVFGKNLKKLRLQRKLSMDKLAKMADMELSQIYRIENGRVNAKLTTIAALGKALDIDPNDLLKIPNLPND
- a CDS encoding response regulator transcription factor, yielding MEKEKKILVVDDDRAILEMLGEVLSYYGYQVSTLARAEMVFDRIKEYNPDLILMDIMLAGMDGRTICRAIKSVEDVSNIPIILISASESGASCLNREGAPDDFVQKPFDVSFLIEKIEHQLAA
- a CDS encoding response regulator, whose amino-acid sequence is MLKRILVLDDNQDILEVVNEVLSYEHFDVHATSNSNGIVAVAEKFNPDLIILDYRLSNANGGEICLELKAHPKFKDTPVIIFSAYISMNVDFDKYRCDAVISKPFDLSQLIETVNGLIK
- a CDS encoding YpdA family putative bacillithiol disulfide reductase, producing the protein MLDILIIGGGPIGLACGLSAQKAGLSFVIIEKGCLVNSLYNYPATMTFFSTSEKLEIGGVPFVTINKRPNRTEALEYYRRVAFSHNLPVNLFEEVLSMERSGRHYTVTTNKAAYQAKHVIVSTGFYDIPVLLDIPGEDLPKVKHYYQDPHYYAMQKVVVVGSSNSAIDVALETYRKGADVTLIVRGDEISKRVKYWVRPDIINRIKEGSIKVYFYSSLAAVREHEVDIQTPDGLVTISNDFVMAMTGYKPNFKFLHSLGITLSEDQKFIPHYNPDTMETNLPGVYLAGVVCGGMDTHLWFIENSRVHAEMIVGDIVKNA
- the fsa gene encoding fructose-6-phosphate aldolase produces the protein MKFFIDTANLAHIKEAHELGVLDGVTTNPSLMAKEGITGHDNIIAHYKAICEITDGDVSAEVIATTFDEMVAEGEALAALHPQIVVKVPMIKDGVRAIKYFTGKGIRTNCTLVFSAGQALLAAKAGATYVSPFIGRLDDISTDGLTLIEDIRLIYDNYGYTTQILAASARHPMHIINCAKIGSDVVTAPLSAITALLKHPLTDNGLATFLADYAKAAGK
- a CDS encoding ABC transporter ATP-binding protein, yielding MIGITSLYKTFNKGQPNEMNALNGIDLQINQGEYVVIVGSNGSGKSTLLNMVAGSISPTSGGISIDGTDVTKMADHSRSRWIARVFQNPLSGTAPDLSILDNFRLAALRTQPKGFKIGVNAGFKKQVQEKIALLNMGLENKTHQLMGSLSGGQRQALTLLMSVMDDCRILLLDEPSAALDPRSANVVMQTADKLISDFKLTAILVTHNLKDAYTYGNRIIQMQEGIILHDLNSAQKATLTQNDLFGWFS
- a CDS encoding ABC transporter permease — protein: MEFYLTALIQGLCYCTLALGIYISMKIFNIPDITTDGSYTLGGAVTAVMLMHHQPVYVVLPVVVLAGAAAGALTGLIHTKLKINALLAGILVMTALYSVNLTIMGRSNLPLIGLSSLFTLANISNNPDLNTFWIAFIFILIATLKIDYLLKTDFGLAMRATGNSESMIRALGVNTDRMKIVGLALANALTALSGYLITQYQGFADISMGIGVVIMGLGSVIIAETLINWLRITSVWGSLALVLGGAILFQFVLAFTLSSGVDAIYLKAVTAIFVLLIVGLPRLTRRAA
- a CDS encoding ABC transporter substrate-binding protein is translated as MKLLKNIAFVFIVYLVAGCSPAKKKVPVVGFIDAFEDATIAQARAGFTDALKKGGYSEADKTVKIEYRNGQGSIPNVIQIANYFIHKPVDLLATCTTLSTLAAVQKTKTIPIFAMVSPTPERMKLIEMNTGAPANLFGAVEDLAYIDTSFLLIPQLLKPKMGKLTVGIVYNDAEPQSADALRQIRALAEKNNINILATPVVTSADAQLVTKSLLDKNIDAFFALPDNVVFASFETIVKSCDEKYVPIFTSEAGLVKRGAVVAFGADMYQWGYQAGEQAVQYLNNNSTKGLQPEMVKVRNRVFNPTVAAKYHIAIPANFKTVK